In Deinococcus sp. QL22, the following are encoded in one genomic region:
- a CDS encoding amidase has product MISDGSSLPGSPDFSDTQRAWAYVPSQPIEGQSGGPLSGLSFSVKDLYGVAGWPLTASTRAPVPDPGESVLVRRLLELGASAVGKTHLHEIALGITGMNGYGGTEHPTLPGHSPGGSSSGAAVSVALKQVDFALGTDTGGSIRVPAAWCGVAGFKPSKDHPDYSRAGVLPLSPTCDHAGPLARNVATLACVHAALTGTQIKAQPWSGLRVGLWLPEGWTDRPVREAVEAFAAQLEGLGASLSPAVLPEMLDAYTPIVLSEAAQVHREALRQDDPGFTAFTLGLLRQGAALTAAEVEAAHARRAEYREILDALWSRFDVLLAPAVPTPPPLIGQETAELEGGPLALRRAVLRLTAPFSLLGVPALALPTQAEGVGVQLMMRQGHDDRLLGLGLALETGAGSDAGSEV; this is encoded by the coding sequence ATGATTTCCGACGGTTCCAGCCTGCCCGGTTCCCCCGACTTCTCTGACACACAACGGGCTTGGGCATATGTTCCCTCTCAGCCGATAGAAGGGCAGTCGGGCGGGCCGTTGTCGGGCCTTAGCTTCAGCGTCAAAGACCTCTACGGTGTGGCGGGCTGGCCGCTGACTGCCAGCACCCGCGCCCCCGTGCCCGATCCGGGCGAGAGCGTGCTGGTACGACGTTTGCTGGAACTTGGAGCCTCGGCGGTGGGCAAAACACACCTGCACGAAATCGCGCTGGGTATTACGGGCATGAACGGCTACGGCGGCACCGAGCACCCCACCTTGCCGGGGCACAGTCCAGGCGGCAGCAGCAGCGGGGCAGCGGTCAGTGTGGCGCTGAAGCAGGTGGACTTCGCACTGGGAACTGATACCGGCGGCAGCATCCGCGTTCCGGCGGCGTGGTGCGGCGTGGCAGGCTTCAAGCCCAGCAAGGATCACCCCGATTATTCGCGGGCGGGCGTGTTGCCTCTCAGCCCCACCTGCGATCATGCGGGGCCTCTGGCGCGGAATGTGGCAACGCTGGCCTGCGTCCACGCCGCACTCACCGGAACGCAGATCAAGGCCCAACCTTGGTCAGGCCTGCGCGTGGGCCTGTGGCTGCCGGAAGGCTGGACAGATCGCCCGGTGCGGGAAGCGGTAGAGGCGTTCGCGGCACAGTTGGAGGGCCTGGGGGCCAGCCTTTCCCCCGCCGTGCTGCCCGAAATGCTGGATGCCTACACCCCCATTGTGCTAAGTGAAGCGGCGCAGGTTCACCGGGAAGCGTTGCGGCAAGATGACCCCGGTTTCACGGCGTTTACGCTGGGCTTGCTGCGGCAGGGGGCGGCCCTCACGGCAGCAGAGGTGGAGGCCGCCCACGCCCGACGCGCCGAATACCGGGAGATTCTGGACGCCCTCTGGAGCAGGTTCGATGTGCTGCTGGCTCCCGCCGTGCCCACGCCGCCGCCGCTGATCGGGCAAGAAACCGCAGAGTTGGAAGGCGGCCCGCTGGCCCTGCGCCGCGCCGTGCTGCGCCTGACCGCCCCGTTTAGTCTGCTGGGGGTTCCGGCGTTGGCCCTGCCCACACAAGCTGAAGGTGTGGGCGTGCAACTGATGATGCGGCAAGGCCACGATGACCGCCTGCTGGGGCTGGGCCTCGCGCTCGA
- a CDS encoding LEA type 2 family protein, which produces MRPLLLPLAAVSAALVGCAPLQQAVQLPTFEVQSVRLNSLTLLGTPTANITLRVKVGNPNGVPVRLANIATRLILDGQDVGTIDLPNVNLPARGEAVQDANLSLPLTVSTGATFLKIARGQETSYRLDGTFAADLGLLGQPTFGPFTLAQGVWKQPAILPF; this is translated from the coding sequence ATGCGCCCCCTCCTGTTGCCCCTTGCCGCCGTTTCTGCCGCCCTCGTGGGGTGCGCCCCCCTGCAACAGGCAGTGCAGTTGCCCACCTTCGAGGTTCAGAGTGTGCGCCTGAACAGCCTGACGCTACTTGGCACCCCCACCGCCAACATCACTCTCCGCGTAAAAGTGGGCAATCCCAACGGCGTGCCCGTGCGCCTTGCCAACATTGCCACCCGCCTGATTCTGGATGGACAGGACGTGGGAACCATCGATCTGCCCAACGTGAACTTGCCTGCTCGCGGCGAAGCGGTGCAGGACGCCAACCTCAGCCTCCCCCTCACGGTCAGCACTGGCGCGACTTTCCTGAAGATTGCGCGTGGGCAGGAAACCAGCTACCGCCTAGACGGTACCTTCGCGGCTGATCTGGGTCTCTTGGGGCAGCCTACTTTCGGGCCGTTTACGCTTGCTCAGGGCGTCTGGAAACAGCCCGCGATTTTGCCGTTTTGA
- a CDS encoding outer membrane lipoprotein carrier protein LolA, translated as MKNLLTLSVLALAALSSGAGAQTAQDILNRVDSAQKSAKDVSFRLSGTASLETSAQKIDLTVKSIPAQSVARLQFLAPDALADNVVVADKNEVRQYLFLTNQITVTPVKKAANSAGFGGLDFTQLSNAATLLSQYSVKLLGTTGAAGNRLFQLEATPKGTGSTDKARVWITEAGWRPTRLQLVSSGNKVLADLNVSSYKINAGLTAAKLRALPKDAEIIRQ; from the coding sequence ATGAAGAATCTGTTGACCCTCTCTGTGCTGGCGCTGGCGGCCCTGTCCTCGGGCGCGGGTGCTCAGACTGCCCAAGACATCCTCAACCGCGTAGACAGCGCCCAGAAATCCGCCAAAGACGTGTCCTTTCGCCTCAGCGGAACGGCCAGCCTCGAAACCTCTGCCCAGAAAATCGACCTGACCGTGAAAAGCATTCCAGCACAGAGCGTGGCCCGCCTGCAATTTCTCGCGCCCGATGCTCTGGCCGATAACGTGGTGGTGGCCGACAAGAACGAGGTGCGTCAGTACCTGTTTCTGACCAACCAGATCACGGTCACTCCGGTCAAGAAGGCCGCGAACTCGGCAGGCTTCGGTGGGCTGGATTTCACGCAACTCAGCAACGCGGCGACCCTGCTCAGTCAGTACAGCGTGAAGCTGCTGGGCACGACTGGCGCGGCAGGCAACCGTCTGTTCCAGTTGGAAGCCACCCCCAAAGGTACGGGTAGCACCGACAAGGCCCGCGTCTGGATTACCGAGGCAGGCTGGAGGCCCACGCGCCTGCAACTTGTCAGCAGCGGCAACAAAGTTCTGGCCGACCTGAACGTGTCCAGCTACAAGATCAATGCGGGCCTGACAGCAGCCAAACTGCGTGCCCTGCCCAAAGACGCCGAAATCATTCGTCAGTAA
- a CDS encoding C40 family peptidase, with translation MNAFRVLMIAAALSTSSSLAATYTVKSGDTLYSIARATRVDAPTLMKLNRLNSTTIQVGQRLNIGGSAAPVVNRPAAPQPQAAAAPSRGGVFVRSAANRWLGIRYVLGGTGGGGIDCSAFTMNVFRSLGINLPRTAAAQWRSGSPVSRRDLRAGDLVFFNTMGRTASHVGLYVGDGMMANANSYRGRTVVEPLFSNVYWASRYNGARRVLN, from the coding sequence ATGAATGCCTTCCGAGTCCTAATGATTGCCGCCGCGTTGAGCACTTCCAGCTCCTTGGCCGCCACCTACACCGTTAAATCTGGCGATACTTTGTATTCCATCGCGCGTGCTACCCGCGTGGACGCTCCCACGCTGATGAAGCTCAACCGTCTGAACAGCACCACCATTCAGGTTGGTCAGCGCCTGAATATTGGCGGCAGTGCGGCCCCTGTGGTCAACCGTCCCGCCGCGCCCCAGCCCCAGGCCGCCGCTGCTCCGTCGCGTGGCGGCGTGTTCGTTCGCAGCGCCGCCAACCGCTGGCTGGGCATCCGCTACGTGCTGGGCGGCACAGGCGGCGGCGGCATCGATTGCAGCGCCTTCACCATGAATGTGTTCCGCTCGCTGGGCATCAACTTGCCCCGTACCGCCGCTGCCCAGTGGCGTAGCGGGAGCCCTGTCAGCCGCCGCGACCTGCGTGCAGGCGACCTCGTCTTCTTCAACACGATGGGCCGCACCGCCAGCCACGTCGGGCTGTATGTAGGCGACGGCATGATGGCCAATGCCAACAGCTACCGGGGCCGCACCGTCGTCGAGCCACTGTTCAGCAATGTCTACTGGGCCAGCCGCTACAACGGCGCACGCCGCGTTCTGAACTGA
- a CDS encoding uracil-DNA glycosylase, producing MTAPHPFSPDPASATLALADAAALQALELRAKGCTACKLRPGCTQVVVADGNPQARLVIIGEGPGGDEDRLGRPFVGRAGQLMDKILAAVNLTRADTYITNIVKCRPPGNRAPEPDETQICTELWLEPQLALLRPQIILSLGNTPTQYLLGTRQGITRIRGSWHPFRRDTWTHDALLMPMFHPAYLLRNESRAAGGPKSLTWRDIREVAAVLRGEKEPEGLVKPEPADMVGQPGLF from the coding sequence ATGACGGCCCCCCACCCGTTTTCCCCCGATCCAGCCTCGGCAACTCTGGCGTTGGCCGATGCCGCCGCCCTGCAAGCTCTGGAACTGCGGGCCAAGGGCTGTACGGCCTGCAAATTGCGGCCCGGCTGCACGCAGGTCGTGGTGGCCGACGGAAATCCGCAGGCCCGTCTGGTCATCATCGGGGAGGGGCCGGGGGGCGACGAAGACCGGTTGGGTCGCCCGTTCGTGGGCCGCGCCGGACAACTGATGGACAAGATTCTGGCCGCAGTGAACCTCACGCGGGCCGACACCTACATCACCAATATCGTCAAATGCCGTCCGCCGGGAAACCGCGCCCCCGAACCCGACGAAACCCAGATTTGCACCGAGCTGTGGCTGGAGCCGCAGTTGGCCCTGTTGCGCCCACAGATCATCCTGAGTTTGGGCAACACGCCTACGCAGTACTTGCTGGGCACCCGGCAGGGGATTACCCGTATTCGCGGCTCTTGGCACCCCTTCCGGCGCGACACGTGGACCCATGACGCCCTCCTCATGCCTATGTTTCACCCCGCCTACCTGCTGAGAAATGAAAGCCGTGCGGCGGGGGGGCCAAAGAGCCTGACGTGGCGTGATATTCGGGAGGTGGCCGCCGTACTGCGCGGGGAAAAGGAGCCGGAAGGGCTGGTGAAGCCGGAGCCTGCGGATATGGTGGGGCAGCCGGGGCTGTTCTGA
- a CDS encoding DUF721 domain-containing protein — protein sequence MSKTRRWGGTLGIAELMGATLGTARIAKGVQRARAILAWPQAVGPEIAKLTRPRSQQGSTLFVEVRDSATAHHLSMQRHHFLKALNALLGDYPINEIRFSVGTIRSTTKAAAPTPAPLPAPDLERAQALVKGIEGDLKPAALRAAEAITRARKWREQQGWRPCPVCNEASKEQPCRACALSLEDPNVKRAAKLLMRLPERLPTLSGPLGDSGMNAARTLALEELKSQLDLLALECVRSGPKPDSIGQGYREFLLQQAEIFLSLTFRKPRVQLLPSERAALPERTRNVLNSGR from the coding sequence ATGAGCAAAACCCGGCGCTGGGGCGGCACTCTGGGCATTGCCGAACTGATGGGCGCGACGCTGGGCACGGCCCGGATTGCCAAGGGCGTGCAGCGGGCGCGGGCCATTCTGGCCTGGCCGCAGGCGGTGGGGCCAGAGATCGCCAAACTCACGCGGCCCCGGTCTCAGCAGGGTTCTACGCTGTTTGTAGAGGTGCGCGACAGTGCCACCGCTCACCACCTCAGCATGCAGCGCCACCATTTTTTGAAGGCGCTGAATGCCCTGCTGGGCGATTATCCGATCAATGAAATCCGATTTAGCGTGGGCACGATTCGCAGCACCACCAAAGCGGCGGCCCCCACGCCTGCACCGCTGCCCGCACCCGATCTCGAACGCGCTCAGGCGTTGGTGAAAGGCATAGAGGGCGACCTGAAACCCGCCGCGCTGCGGGCCGCCGAAGCTATCACGCGGGCCAGAAAATGGCGTGAGCAGCAGGGGTGGCGGCCCTGTCCGGTCTGCAATGAGGCCAGCAAGGAACAGCCCTGCCGCGCCTGCGCCCTCTCCTTGGAAGACCCCAACGTAAAACGCGCCGCTAAGTTGCTGATGCGCCTGCCGGAGAGATTGCCCACGCTGTCTGGGCCACTGGGAGACAGCGGCATGAACGCGGCCCGCACGTTGGCGCTGGAGGAACTGAAAAGCCAACTGGATTTGCTGGCGCTGGAATGCGTCCGCAGTGGGCCGAAGCCGGATTCAATAGGCCAAGGCTACCGCGAGTTCTTGCTTCAGCAGGCCGAAATCTTTTTGTCGCTGACCTTCCGCAAACCGCGTGTGCAACTACTGCCGTCCGAACGTGCCGCCCTGCCCGAACGAACGAGAAATGTGCTGAATTCGGGGCGGTGA
- the recF gene encoding DNA replication and repair protein RecF (All proteins in this family for which functions are known are DNA-binding proteins that assist the filamentation of RecA onto DNA for the initiation of recombination or recombinational repair.), producing the protein MGGVHLESLSTLNYRNLAPDTLHFPAGVTGVYGENGAGKTNLLEAAYLALTGLTDVNRLEQLVQSGEKEAYVRADLQQGGSLSVQEVGLGRGRRQLKVDGVRVKTGDLPRGSAVWIRPEDSELVFGPPAGRRAYLDALLSRISARYAEQLARYERTVSQRNAALKGGEEWAMHVWDDPLLKLGGDIMLFRRRALTRLDELAGEANAALGSRKPLKLTLTESTTPEHYARDLSARRGEELARGATVTGPHRDDLTLTLGDFSASEYASRGEGRTVALALRRAELELLSEKFGEKPVLLIDDFSAELDPTRRAFLLDLAASVPQAIVTGTERAPGAVLTLRAHAGRFMPEDQQQAPLEASA; encoded by the coding sequence ATGGGGGGCGTGCATCTGGAGTCCCTGTCTACCCTGAATTACCGCAACCTCGCACCCGATACGTTGCATTTCCCGGCGGGCGTGACGGGCGTGTACGGGGAAAACGGCGCGGGCAAGACCAATCTGCTGGAAGCGGCGTATCTGGCCCTGACCGGCCTGACCGACGTGAACCGCCTGGAGCAACTGGTGCAGTCGGGCGAAAAAGAGGCCTATGTGCGGGCGGATTTGCAGCAGGGCGGCAGCCTGAGCGTGCAGGAAGTGGGGCTGGGGCGCGGGCGGCGGCAACTGAAGGTAGACGGCGTGCGCGTGAAGACCGGAGACCTGCCGCGTGGCAGCGCCGTGTGGATTAGGCCCGAAGACAGCGAACTGGTGTTCGGCCCCCCTGCTGGAAGGCGGGCGTATCTGGACGCGCTCCTCTCGCGCATCAGCGCCCGCTACGCCGAGCAACTGGCCCGCTATGAGCGCACGGTGTCGCAGCGCAATGCAGCCCTCAAAGGCGGCGAAGAATGGGCCATGCACGTCTGGGACGACCCCCTGCTGAAACTCGGCGGAGACATCATGTTGTTTCGCCGCCGCGCCCTGACCCGGCTGGACGAACTGGCAGGCGAGGCCAACGCCGCGCTGGGCAGCCGCAAACCGCTGAAGCTGACCCTGACCGAATCCACCACCCCCGAACACTACGCCCGCGACCTCAGCGCCCGCCGGGGCGAGGAGCTGGCACGCGGAGCCACCGTGACCGGGCCGCACCGCGACGACCTCACCCTGACGCTGGGCGACTTTTCGGCCTCCGAATATGCCAGCCGGGGCGAGGGCCGCACCGTCGCTCTGGCCCTGCGCCGCGCCGAACTGGAACTGTTATCGGAAAAATTTGGAGAAAAGCCGGTGCTGCTGATCGACGACTTTAGCGCCGAACTTGACCCGACCCGCCGCGCCTTCCTGCTGGACTTGGCCGCCAGTGTGCCGCAGGCCATCGTGACCGGAACGGAAAGGGCGCCGGGAGCCGTGCTGACCTTGCGGGCGCACGCGGGCCGCTTTATGCCCGAAGACCAACAACAGGCTCCCCTAGAGGCCAGCGCATGA
- a CDS encoding N-formylglutamate amidohydrolase, with translation MSGSLSDLLIVTPHPSGQLPADVLHDMLGDDAFDSAKRAAFLRRVFLEGDPFTDLIYLVPGAGHVQAAWSRFAVDLNRDRNDTADNGVIKVIDFDRSPLYPADFALSPAARESRLRRLWDAFDAQVQAELAGKRLMIVGHSMAPYGPALSPTPGVPRPGITLMLGSAKTPTFPLAQWDALQSVCAEAFAPLLTGEFTRVAIGDPWDTDTLSLNHQRRTGVPAFGIEVNAGLYLRDGEGQDGAIRALNGAFRQFAAGALALV, from the coding sequence ATGTCCGGTTCCCTTTCTGACCTGCTGATCGTCACGCCCCACCCTTCCGGCCAGCTCCCCGCCGACGTGCTGCACGACATGTTGGGCGACGACGCCTTCGACAGTGCCAAGCGTGCCGCCTTCCTGCGCCGGGTGTTTCTGGAAGGCGATCCCTTCACCGACCTGATCTACCTGGTGCCGGGGGCGGGGCATGTGCAGGCCGCGTGGAGCCGCTTTGCCGTAGACCTCAACCGTGACCGGAACGACACCGCCGACAACGGCGTCATCAAGGTCATTGATTTTGACCGTTCGCCGCTGTATCCGGCTGACTTTGCCTTATCACCCGCTGCCCGCGAAAGCCGCTTGCGCCGCCTGTGGGACGCCTTTGATGCACAGGTACAGGCCGAACTGGCGGGCAAGCGCCTGATGATCGTGGGCCACAGCATGGCTCCGTATGGCCCCGCCCTCAGCCCCACCCCCGGCGTGCCGCGCCCTGGCATCACGCTCATGCTGGGGAGTGCCAAAACGCCTACCTTTCCGCTTGCCCAGTGGGACGCCCTGCAATCCGTCTGCGCCGAAGCGTTTGCGCCGCTGCTCACCGGAGAATTTACCCGCGTGGCGATTGGCGATCCGTGGGACACCGACACGCTGAGCCTGAACCATCAGCGGCGCACGGGCGTTCCCGCGTTTGGAATAGAGGTCAATGCGGGCCTGTACTTGCGGGATGGGGAGGGGCAGGATGGGGCAATTCGGGCGCTGAATGGGGCCTTCAGGCAGTTTGCAGCGGGGGCTTTGGCGTTGGTTTGA
- a CDS encoding polyprenyl synthetase family protein, whose translation MRPELLERALSLLPTAASHPELARYFAMLRDYPIRGGKGIRSELLLASAGAHGVQRGTEAWERALWLATALELFQNWVLIHDDIEDDSEERRGQPALHRLHGVALAINAGDALHAYMWAAVHRAGVPGAMEEFLAMIHRTAEGQHLDLAWVERREWTLKEADYLHMVSLKTAHYTVIVPLRLGALAAGLAPDERFTAAGLALGAAFQIRDDVLNLLGDPAKYGKEIGGDLLEGKRTLIVLHWLQTASAQQKDIFLEQMHLDRPAKDATTIADIHRWLLDSGSVAYAQAYAYAQAREGIELLEQALQDAPDQTAAARLVGAVRELASREA comes from the coding sequence ATGCGCCCCGAACTACTAGAACGCGCCCTCTCGCTGCTGCCCACCGCTGCCTCTCATCCTGAATTGGCCCGCTACTTTGCCATGCTGCGCGACTACCCGATACGCGGCGGCAAAGGCATTCGCAGCGAACTGCTGCTGGCGAGTGCTGGGGCGCACGGTGTACAAAGGGGTACGGAGGCCTGGGAACGCGCCCTGTGGCTGGCAACCGCTTTGGAACTCTTCCAGAACTGGGTGCTGATTCACGACGACATAGAAGACGACTCCGAGGAACGCCGGGGTCAGCCCGCCTTGCACCGACTGCACGGGGTAGCACTCGCCATCAACGCCGGAGACGCGCTGCACGCCTATATGTGGGCCGCTGTTCACCGCGCGGGCGTGCCGGGGGCGATGGAAGAATTCTTGGCGATGATTCACCGCACCGCAGAGGGCCAGCACCTTGATCTGGCATGGGTGGAGCGCCGCGAATGGACGCTGAAAGAGGCCGACTACCTGCACATGGTGAGCCTGAAAACCGCCCACTACACGGTGATCGTGCCGCTGAGACTGGGCGCACTGGCCGCAGGTTTGGCCCCCGACGAACGCTTTACGGCGGCCGGGCTGGCCCTCGGCGCGGCCTTCCAGATTCGGGATGATGTACTGAACCTGCTGGGCGACCCGGCCAAATACGGCAAGGAAATCGGCGGCGACCTGTTGGAAGGCAAGCGCACCCTAATCGTGCTGCACTGGCTCCAGACCGCCTCGGCACAGCAAAAGGACATCTTCTTGGAACAGATGCACCTGGATCGCCCCGCCAAAGACGCCACCACCATTGCCGACATTCACCGCTGGTTGCTGGACAGCGGCAGCGTGGCCTACGCACAGGCCTATGCCTATGCACAGGCTAGGGAAGGAATTGAGCTATTAGAACAGGCGTTGCAAGACGCGCCGGATCAGACAGCCGCCGCACGCTTGGTGGGCGCGGTGCGGGAATTGGCGAGCCGGGAGGCCTAG
- a CDS encoding TVP38/TMEM64 family protein — translation MSSATSARAPAYLRYLLLGGVLALLGILFLIPDVRAFFAAGAAALRSSDPGVTHAWVDGLGWAGPLALIAAFVAQAVIPVLPALVMTAVTARAYGPVEGFFIVYIGTLLGAVAGYWLGRGVGDQLVRMLAGERTRKRAEDFARKHGVQGVLMVRLMPILSADVMNLVAGAARMPFRPFMLATAAGAFPVTLLVIWLSGSTSRMVWGLGVLSLLVAAVAGWRTWMGRRRAARSSSTPSPDQTPDS, via the coding sequence ATGTCGTCTGCCACTTCTGCCCGTGCGCCTGCCTACTTGCGGTATCTGCTGTTGGGCGGCGTGTTGGCCCTGCTGGGCATCCTGTTCCTCATTCCCGACGTCCGGGCTTTTTTCGCGGCTGGGGCTGCGGCCCTGCGCTCCTCCGATCCGGGGGTCACGCACGCCTGGGTCGATGGCCTGGGCTGGGCTGGCCCGCTGGCCCTGATCGCGGCGTTCGTGGCTCAGGCCGTTATTCCGGTGCTGCCCGCGCTGGTCATGACCGCCGTCACTGCCCGCGCTTACGGCCCCGTGGAGGGCTTCTTCATCGTATATATCGGCACGTTGTTGGGCGCGGTGGCGGGCTACTGGCTGGGGCGCGGCGTCGGAGACCAGTTGGTCAGGATGCTGGCAGGCGAGCGCACCCGCAAGCGGGCCGAAGATTTTGCCCGCAAACACGGCGTTCAGGGCGTGTTGATGGTGCGCCTGATGCCCATTCTCAGCGCCGACGTGATGAATCTGGTGGCGGGCGCGGCCCGGATGCCGTTTCGCCCCTTCATGCTGGCAACGGCGGCGGGCGCGTTTCCGGTCACGTTGTTGGTCATCTGGCTGTCTGGGTCTACGTCACGCATGGTGTGGGGCCTGGGCGTGCTGTCGCTGCTGGTGGCGGCGGTGGCAGGCTGGCGCACCTGGATGGGCAGGCGGCGGGCAGCGCGGTCAAGTTCGACTCCTTCACCTGACCAGACGCCCGACTCCTAA
- the purM gene encoding phosphoribosylformylglycinamidine cyclo-ligase — MTEDTQAGKQAGGSAYERAGVSIDAGHRAVALMKYAVARTHTPAVLGGIGGFGGLFRAQFTGTDGSPMTDPVLVASTDGVGTKTKVAVRAGQFKGLGADIVNHCANDILVQGARPLFFLDYVAMGVLRPEAVADVVTGAAEACEALGVALLGGETAEMPGVYVEGELDIVGTIVGVVDRPKLIDGSRIRAGDAVIGLPSSGLHTNGFSLARMALDGLDWQQARADLGGKSLTEVLPIPHRAYGPAFDALTAAEVDVRGMAHITGGGLVDNPPRIFPEGVGMRINTASWTVPPLFELILERGNVARAEGFRALNMGVGFLFIVSAEQAEAALNALQAAGESPWIIGEMTEGSGVQFTPQREGVSS, encoded by the coding sequence ATGACGGAAGACACGCAAGCGGGCAAGCAGGCCGGAGGCTCCGCATACGAACGGGCAGGAGTAAGCATAGACGCCGGACACCGGGCTGTGGCCCTGATGAAATATGCCGTGGCACGCACGCATACGCCCGCAGTTCTGGGCGGCATCGGCGGCTTTGGCGGGCTGTTCCGGGCGCAGTTTACGGGCACAGACGGTAGCCCAATGACCGATCCGGTGCTGGTGGCTTCTACCGATGGCGTCGGTACCAAAACCAAGGTCGCGGTGCGGGCGGGCCAGTTCAAGGGACTCGGCGCAGACATCGTGAACCACTGCGCCAACGATATTCTGGTGCAGGGCGCACGGCCCCTGTTTTTCCTGGATTACGTGGCGATGGGGGTCTTGCGGCCCGAAGCGGTAGCCGATGTGGTCACGGGTGCGGCAGAGGCATGTGAGGCGCTGGGCGTGGCCCTGCTGGGCGGCGAAACTGCCGAAATGCCTGGTGTGTACGTAGAGGGAGAACTGGACATCGTGGGCACGATTGTGGGCGTCGTGGACCGGCCCAAGCTGATAGACGGCTCGCGCATCCGGGCCGGTGACGCCGTGATCGGCCTGCCCAGCAGCGGCCTGCATACCAACGGCTTCAGCCTTGCCCGCATGGCACTCGATGGTCTGGATTGGCAACAGGCCCGCGCCGACTTGGGTGGGAAATCGTTGACAGAAGTGCTGCCGATTCCGCACCGCGCTTATGGCCCGGCCTTCGATGCCCTTACCGCCGCTGAGGTGGATGTGCGCGGCATGGCCCACATCACGGGCGGCGGCTTGGTCGACAATCCCCCGCGCATCTTTCCGGAAGGCGTGGGCATGCGGATCAATACTGCGTCCTGGACAGTACCGCCCCTGTTCGAACTGATCCTGGAACGCGGCAATGTGGCCCGCGCTGAAGGCTTCCGTGCCCTGAATATGGGTGTGGGATTCCTGTTTATCGTGTCTGCCGAGCAAGCTGAAGCGGCCCTGAACGCCCTGCAAGCCGCCGGGGAAAGCCCCTGGATTATCGGTGAAATGACCGAAGGCAGCGGCGTGCAGTTCACGCCCCAGCGAGAAGGGGTGAGTTCTTGA
- a CDS encoding histidine phosphatase family protein, whose product MSSDAPRKRLAPFGFTPPDRATATEFWVVRHGESTWNADGRYQGQTDVPLSHIGILQAASLAERLTGLHFDAVYTSDLVRASQTADAVAERLLGNPPVQADPGLREIDVGELSGLVIADIRARFPDYLSTLIREPWATRRPGGESMEDLFARCGAAFDRLRVRHPGGRVLVFTHGGVVRVAVGLALGGVPANAWARLSVTNTSLTRVLLGENSGTLLGFNDDAHLEDLIEATEADDVLGQAQ is encoded by the coding sequence TTGAGTTCCGACGCACCCCGCAAACGCCTCGCGCCTTTTGGTTTTACGCCCCCAGACCGCGCCACCGCCACCGAATTCTGGGTGGTGCGGCACGGTGAAAGTACTTGGAATGCCGATGGCCGGTATCAGGGCCAGACCGATGTGCCCCTGAGTCATATCGGGATTTTGCAGGCCGCCAGCCTGGCCGAGCGCCTGACCGGACTTCACTTTGACGCCGTGTACACCAGCGACCTCGTGCGGGCCTCGCAAACGGCAGACGCGGTGGCCGAACGCCTGCTGGGCAACCCGCCTGTGCAAGCCGACCCCGGCCTGCGTGAAATAGACGTGGGCGAGTTGTCGGGCCTCGTCATTGCTGATATTCGCGCCCGCTTTCCCGACTACCTGAGCACCCTGATCCGGGAACCGTGGGCCACCCGCAGACCCGGCGGCGAGAGCATGGAAGACCTGTTTGCCCGCTGCGGGGCGGCCTTTGACCGCCTGCGGGTGCGGCATCCCGGCGGACGCGTGCTGGTGTTTACTCACGGCGGCGTCGTGCGTGTGGCGGTGGGCCTGGCTCTGGGCGGTGTGCCTGCCAACGCCTGGGCACGTCTCAGCGTTACCAATACCAGCCTAACCCGCGTGCTGCTCGGAGAAAACAGCGGGACGTTGCTGGGTTTCAACGACGACGCGCACCTGGAAGACTTGATCGAGGCGACGGAAGCCGACGACGTGCTGGGGCAGGCGCAGTGA